In a genomic window of Neisseria flavescens:
- a CDS encoding lactoferrin/transferrin family TonB-dependent receptor: MQQQHLFRFNILCLSLMTALPAYAENVQAGQAQEKQLDTIQVKAKKQKTRRDNEVTGLGKLVKSSETLSKEQVLNIRDLTRYDPGIAVVEQGRGASSGYSIRGMDKNRVSLTVDGVSQIQSYTAQAALGGTRTAGSSGAINEIEYENVKAVEISKGSNSSEYGNGALAGSVAFQTKTAADIIGEGKQWGIQSKTAYSGKDHALTQSLALAGRSGDGAEALLIYTKRRGQEIHAHKDAGKGVQSFNRLMPVEDTNTYANFIVEEECPNGYAACKDNAKKDALAKDERKTVSTQDYTGPSRFLADPLEYGSQSWLFRPGWHLDNRHYVGAVLERTQQTFDTRDMTVPAYFTEADLNESVRRNGTPSGFGKYSGNNKAERLFVQGESGTLQGIGYGTGVFYDERHTKNRYGVEYVYHNADKDTWADYARLSYDRQGIDLDNHLQQTHCSHDGSDKNCRPDGNKPYSFYKSDRMIYEESRNLFQAVFKKAFDTAKIRHNLSINLGYDRFKSQLSHSDYYLQNAVQAYGSKTPEGAQSPNGSQGKPYWVSIGKTTVNTSPICRFGNNTYTDCTPRNISGNGYYAAVQDNVRLGRWADVGAGIRYDYRSTHSEDNSVSTGTHRNLSWNAGVVLKPFTWMDLTYRASTGFRLPSFAEMYGWRAGESLKTLDLKPEKSFNREAGIVFKGDFGNLEASYFNNAYRDLIAFGYETRTQNGQTSASGDPGYRNAQNARIAGINILGKIDWHGVWGGLPDGLYSTLAYNRIKVKDADIRADRTFVTSYLFDAVQPSRYVLGLGYDHPDGIWGINTMFTYSKAKSVDELLGSQALLNGNANAKKAASRRTRPWYVTDVSGYYNIKKHLTLRAGVYNLFNYRYTTWESVRQTAEGAVNRHNNVGRYNRYAAPGRNYTLTLEMKF; encoded by the coding sequence ATGCAACAGCAACATTTGTTCCGATTCAATATTTTATGCCTGTCTTTAATGACTGCGCTGCCCGCTTATGCAGAAAATGTGCAAGCCGGACAAGCACAGGAAAAACAGTTGGATACCATACAGGTAAAAGCCAAAAAACAGAAAACCCGCCGTGATAACGAAGTAACCGGGCTGGGCAAACTGGTCAAATCTTCCGAGACGCTAAGCAAAGAACAGGTTTTGAATATCCGAGATCTGACCCGTTACGATCCGGGTATTGCCGTGGTCGAACAGGGTCGGGGCGCAAGTTCCGGCTATTCAATACGCGGCATGGATAAAAACCGCGTTTCCTTAACGGTGGACGGCGTTTCGCAAATACAGTCTTACACCGCGCAGGCGGCATTGGGCGGGACGAGGACGGCAGGCAGCAGCGGCGCGATCAATGAAATCGAGTATGAAAACGTCAAGGCTGTCGAAATCAGCAAGGGTTCGAATTCATCAGAATACGGAAACGGCGCATTGGCAGGTTCGGTCGCATTTCAAACCAAAACCGCAGCCGACATTATCGGAGAGGGAAAACAGTGGGGCATTCAGAGTAAAACTGCCTATTCTGGAAAAGACCATGCCCTGACACAGTCCCTTGCGCTTGCCGGACGCAGCGGCGACGGCGCGGAAGCCCTCCTTATTTATACCAAACGGCGGGGTCAGGAAATCCATGCGCATAAAGATGCCGGCAAGGGTGTGCAGAGCTTCAACCGGCTGATGCCGGTCGAGGATACCAATACGTACGCAAATTTCATTGTCGAAGAAGAATGCCCCAATGGATATGCGGCCTGTAAAGACAATGCGAAAAAAGATGCTTTGGCCAAAGATGAGCGCAAAACCGTCAGCACGCAGGATTATACCGGCCCCAGCCGCTTCCTTGCGGACCCGCTTGAGTATGGCAGCCAATCATGGTTGTTCCGACCGGGTTGGCATTTGGACAACCGCCATTATGTCGGAGCCGTTCTTGAACGTACGCAGCAGACCTTTGATACACGGGATATGACTGTTCCTGCCTATTTTACCGAGGCCGATCTGAATGAAAGTGTCCGGAGAAACGGTACGCCGAGCGGCTTTGGCAAATATTCGGGCAATAATAAGGCCGAAAGGCTGTTTGTTCAGGGAGAGAGCGGTACATTGCAGGGTATCGGTTACGGTACCGGCGTGTTTTATGATGAACGCCATACTAAAAACCGCTACGGGGTCGAATATGTTTACCATAATGCTGACAAGGATACCTGGGCCGATTACGCCCGACTTTCTTATGACCGGCAAGGTATAGATTTGGACAACCATTTGCAGCAGACGCATTGCTCTCACGACGGTTCGGATAAAAATTGCCGTCCCGACGGCAATAAACCGTATTCCTTCTATAAATCCGACCGGATGATTTATGAAGAAAGCCGAAACCTGTTCCAAGCAGTATTTAAAAAGGCATTTGATACGGCCAAAATCCGTCACAATTTGAGTATCAATCTAGGGTACGACCGCTTTAAGTCGCAATTGTCCCACAGCGATTATTATCTGCAAAACGCAGTTCAGGCATATGGATCGAAAACTCCGGAAGGGGCGCAGTCGCCCAACGGAAGCCAAGGCAAACCGTATTGGGTGTCTATCGGCAAGACCACGGTCAATACATCGCCGATATGCCGTTTCGGCAATAACACCTATACAGACTGCACACCGAGGAATATCAGCGGCAACGGTTATTATGCAGCCGTTCAAGACAATGTCCGTTTGGGCAGGTGGGCAGATGTCGGAGCAGGCATACGTTACGATTACCGCAGTACGCATTCGGAAGATAATAGTGTCTCTACCGGTACTCACCGCAACCTTTCTTGGAACGCAGGCGTAGTCCTCAAACCTTTCACCTGGATGGATTTGACTTATCGCGCTTCTACGGGCTTCCGTCTGCCGTCGTTTGCCGAAATGTACGGCTGGAGAGCCGGGGAGTCTTTGAAAACGTTGGATCTGAAACCGGAAAAATCCTTTAATAGAGAGGCAGGTATTGTATTTAAAGGGGACTTCGGCAATTTGGAAGCCAGCTATTTCAACAATGCCTATCGCGACCTGATTGCATTCGGTTATGAAACCCGAACTCAAAACGGGCAAACTTCGGCTTCTGGCGACCCCGGATACCGAAATGCTCAAAATGCACGGATAGCCGGTATCAATATTTTGGGTAAAATCGATTGGCACGGTGTATGGGGCGGGTTGCCGGACGGGTTGTATTCCACGCTTGCCTATAACCGTATCAAGGTCAAAGATGCCGATATACGCGCCGACAGGACGTTTGTAACTTCATACCTCTTTGATGCCGTCCAACCTTCACGATATGTATTGGGTTTGGGTTACGACCATCCTGACGGAATATGGGGCATCAATACGATGTTTACTTATTCCAAGGCAAAATCTGTTGACGAACTGCTCGGCAGCCAGGCGCTGTTGAACGGTAATGCCAATGCTAAAAAAGCAGCATCACGGCGGACGCGGCCTTGGTATGTTACGGATGTTTCCGGATATTACAATATCAAGAAACACCTGACCCTGCGCGCAGGCGTGTATAACCTCTTCAACTACCGGTATACCACTTGGGAGTCTGTGAGGCAGACCGCCGAAGGAGCGGTCAATAGGCACAATAATGTCGGCAGGTATAACCGCTACGCCGCACCGGGACGAAATTACACTCTTACTTTAGAGATGAAGTTTTGA
- a CDS encoding IS5 family transposase → MSTFFRQTAQAMIAKHIDRFPLLKLDQVIDWQPIEQYLNRQRIRYLRDHRGRPAYPLLSMFKAVLLGQWHSLSDPELEHSLITRIDFNLFCRFDELSIPDYSTLCRYHNRLKQDDNLSELLELINRQLTEKNLKVEKASAAVIDTTIIQTAGSKQRQAIEVNEEGQVSGQTTPSKDRDARWTKKNGLYRLGYKQHTRTDAEGYIEKLHITPANTHECKYLLPLLEGIAEDTTVYADKGYDSKENRQHLKEHQLLDGIMRKACRNRPLTENQTKRNQYLSKTRYVVEQSFGTLHRKFRYARAAYFGLLKVSAQSHLKAMCLNLLKAANRLSAPAAA, encoded by the coding sequence ATGAGTACCTTCTTCCGGCAAACCGCACAAGCCATGATTGCCAAACACATCGACCGCTTCCCACTATTGAAGTTGGATCAAGTGATTGATTGGCAGCCGATCGAACAATACCTGAACCGTCAAAGAATCCGTTACCTCCGAGACCACCGCGGCCGTCCCGCCTATCCCCTGTTGTCCATGTTCAAAGCCGTCCTGCTCGGACAATGGCACAGCCTCTCCGATCCCGAACTCGAACACAGCCTTATTACCCGCATCGATTTCAACCTGTTTTGCCGTTTCGACGAGTTGAGCATCCCCGATTACAGCACCTTATGCCGCTACCACAACCGGCTGAAGCAAGACGACAACCTGTCCGAATTACTGGAACTGATTAACCGCCAACTGACCGAAAAAAACCTAAAAGTAGAGAAAGCATCCGCCGCCGTCATTGACACCACCATTATTCAGACCGCCGGCAGCAAACAGCGTCAGGCCATAGAAGTTAATGAAGAAGGACAAGTCAGCGGCCAAACCACACCGAGTAAAGACAGAGATGCCCGTTGGACAAAGAAAAACGGCCTCTACAGACTCGGTTACAAACAACATACCCGTACCGATGCGGAAGGCTATATCGAGAAACTGCACATTACCCCCGCCAATACCCATGAGTGCAAATACCTGTTGCCTTTGCTGGAAGGGATAGCCGAAGATACGACCGTCTATGCCGACAAAGGCTACGACAGTAAGGAAAACCGGCAGCATCTGAAAGAACATCAGTTACTGGACGGCATTATGCGCAAAGCCTGCCGCAACCGTCCGCTGACGGAAAATCAAACGAAGCGTAACCAGTATTTATCGAAAACCCGTTATGTGGTCGAACAAAGCTTCGGTACGCTGCACCGTAAATTCCGCTATGCCCGGGCAGCCTATTTTGGTCTGCTCAAAGTGAGTGCGCAAAGCCATCTGAAGGCGATGTGTTTGAACCTGTTGAAAGCGGCCAACAGGCTAAGTGCGCCCGCTGCCGCCTAA
- the pgsA gene encoding CDP-diacylglycerol--glycerol-3-phosphate 3-phosphatidyltransferase, translated as MPWNIPILLTWMRVLLIPVFTILFYLPNTWIQPQTVNWTAAIIFALAAITDWFDGFLARRWKQTSDFGAFLDPVADKLMVAVALLLLVSLGRTYAIFAMIIIGREITISALREWMAQMGKRGSVAVATIGKFKTTAQMIAIFLLLIGTDKYNDPFYLIGNILMFIASVLTIWSMCYYLKMAWKEFK; from the coding sequence ATGCCTTGGAACATACCTATTTTACTTACCTGGATGCGCGTCCTATTAATCCCCGTGTTCACCATCCTATTCTATTTACCGAACACATGGATTCAACCACAAACCGTCAATTGGACAGCCGCCATCATCTTTGCACTTGCAGCTATTACAGACTGGTTTGACGGCTTTTTGGCACGTCGCTGGAAACAAACCTCCGACTTTGGCGCATTCCTCGATCCCGTTGCCGACAAACTTATGGTTGCCGTTGCCCTACTCCTGCTCGTCAGCCTTGGCAGAACATACGCCATCTTCGCCATGATTATTATCGGCCGAGAAATCACCATTTCCGCCCTACGCGAATGGATGGCACAAATGGGAAAACGCGGCAGCGTTGCAGTAGCCACTATCGGCAAATTCAAAACCACTGCCCAAATGATCGCCATCTTCCTTTTGCTTATCGGCACGGACAAATATAACGACCCTTTCTATCTCATTGGTAACATATTGATGTTTATAGCATCTGTATTGACCATCTGGTCCATGTGCTACTACCTGAAAATGGCGTGGAAAGAATTCAAATAA
- a CDS encoding type IV secretion protein Rhs yields MAKQVFSDGIDFNRIKIYRGIPFLPNPNTAIAPNGNIYFPLKHCPDDFTQAGIAYKIWLIHELTHVWQHQRGHKVWLSGLFIMLKGGYRKHKAYAYPMPLPHFNQLNIEQQADLVAHYFASTYLPKNIYTPQQPIFQTALTDFLHNPHNKALCPRYLSAKNNTQKSPTSK; encoded by the coding sequence ATGGCAAAACAGGTTTTTTCCGACGGTATAGACTTCAATCGCATTAAAATATATCGCGGCATCCCCTTCCTGCCCAACCCTAATACCGCTATTGCCCCCAATGGAAATATATATTTCCCGCTCAAACACTGCCCTGATGATTTCACTCAAGCCGGCATCGCTTACAAAATCTGGCTGATTCATGAGCTGACACACGTCTGGCAACACCAGCGCGGTCACAAAGTTTGGTTATCCGGTTTATTCATTATGCTCAAAGGCGGATATAGGAAACACAAAGCTTACGCCTATCCCATGCCTTTGCCTCACTTCAACCAACTCAATATCGAGCAGCAAGCCGACCTCGTTGCCCACTATTTTGCATCCACTTACCTGCCCAAAAATATTTACACCCCTCAACAACCCATTTTTCAGACAGCCTTAACAGACTTTCTTCACAACCCGCATAACAAAGCCCTATGCCCACGTTACTTGTCGGCAAAAAACAACACTCAAAAAAGCCCAACGAGCAAATAA
- a CDS encoding FixH family protein: MAGPIFVVIASVSMFFVAKEHTTDLVSDDYYKDGKHIEIQLHRDEEAVKRQIQVQVLISPDMNAAKVFVSGQFDPKQPLNLLLMHPTRKADDQTVKLRAVTSEPQNGRMEYEAIFKPLHQTNHWYLRVEDTSGVWRVENKWIVSQGNAVNLTPMDKLFNNGKQAASEEQ, translated from the coding sequence ATGGCAGGTCCAATCTTTGTCGTTATCGCCAGCGTGTCTATGTTCTTCGTCGCAAAAGAACATACGACAGACTTGGTTTCCGACGATTACTATAAAGACGGCAAACACATCGAAATCCAGCTTCACCGCGATGAAGAAGCCGTTAAAAGGCAGATTCAAGTGCAGGTTTTAATCAGTCCGGATATGAATGCCGCCAAAGTATTCGTCAGTGGACAATTCGATCCCAAACAGCCATTAAACCTGCTGCTGATGCACCCGACACGCAAAGCTGACGACCAAACCGTCAAGCTGCGCGCCGTAACGTCCGAACCACAAAACGGCCGCATGGAATACGAAGCCATTTTCAAACCTCTCCATCAAACCAACCATTGGTATTTACGAGTTGAAGATACCTCAGGCGTGTGGCGTGTTGAAAACAAATGGATAGTCAGCCAAGGCAATGCAGTCAATCTGACGCCTATGGACAAATTGTTCAACAACGGCAAACAAGCTGCTTCAGAAGAACAATAA
- the ccoG gene encoding cytochrome c oxidase accessory protein CcoG produces the protein MSPENQAENTTHSTEKTAKATPPKPSKPKSSVIQIHPEGERIHPKKAEGRFAKLRIAAVLATQFVFYVIPWFNWSNRQAVLFDIPDRHFFIFGLSLGMGDLIYLALLLMICAFGLFWWTTIAGRLWCGYSCPQTVYTEIMLWIDNLVEGDRNKRLKLEKSPWNFTKIRIKVTKYLLIFLVCAWTGITFAGWFVPIRQFVPDLFTGAAGGGAMFAAAFYGFMTFFFAHIMREKVCLHMCPYARFQSAMFDKDTLIISYDTERGEPRGARKKTANKEDSGLGDCINCTMCVQVCPVGIDIRDGLQYQCIGCAACIDACDEIMDKMGYPRGLIRYTTEGAMEHEYPESDIKKRLKRPRVAGYGAVLFVVIIAFLTGIATRKMVEVDILKDRGVMVRENSQGWLENAYNLRIINKSEHEQTVTATVKGFDDIALTGLPENGIKIAPRETVTIPVQVSTIPEYAEKGSQPIEFTFAYRETNAADAEPTVLNEKATFIGE, from the coding sequence ATGTCACCCGAAAACCAAGCGGAAAACACCACACACTCAACAGAAAAAACGGCAAAAGCCACTCCGCCCAAACCTTCCAAACCAAAATCCAGCGTAATTCAAATTCATCCCGAAGGCGAACGCATCCATCCGAAAAAAGCAGAAGGACGCTTTGCCAAACTGCGTATTGCCGCCGTATTGGCGACCCAGTTTGTATTTTACGTAATTCCATGGTTTAACTGGAGTAACCGTCAGGCAGTTTTATTTGATATTCCTGACCGTCATTTTTTCATTTTTGGCCTGTCACTGGGCATGGGCGATTTGATTTACCTTGCCTTGCTGTTGATGATTTGTGCTTTCGGACTGTTTTGGTGGACAACCATTGCCGGTCGTTTGTGGTGCGGCTATTCTTGCCCGCAAACGGTTTACACCGAAATCATGCTTTGGATCGACAACTTGGTTGAAGGCGACCGCAACAAACGTTTAAAACTGGAAAAATCGCCTTGGAACTTTACTAAAATCCGCATTAAAGTCACCAAATACCTACTGATTTTCCTTGTCTGTGCATGGACAGGTATAACTTTTGCAGGCTGGTTTGTCCCTATCCGCCAGTTTGTTCCCGATTTATTCACCGGAGCAGCAGGCGGCGGCGCAATGTTTGCTGCAGCGTTTTATGGATTCATGACCTTCTTCTTTGCCCACATTATGCGCGAAAAAGTGTGCCTGCATATGTGCCCATATGCACGCTTCCAAAGTGCAATGTTTGACAAAGACACGCTGATTATTTCCTACGATACCGAACGCGGCGAACCTCGCGGTGCACGCAAAAAAACCGCCAACAAAGAAGACAGCGGCTTGGGCGACTGCATCAACTGCACCATGTGTGTACAAGTCTGCCCCGTCGGTATCGACATCCGCGACGGTCTGCAATACCAATGCATCGGTTGTGCAGCCTGTATCGATGCTTGTGATGAAATCATGGACAAAATGGGTTATCCGCGTGGCCTGATCCGTTATACCACCGAAGGCGCAATGGAGCATGAATACCCTGAAAGCGACATCAAAAAACGCCTGAAACGCCCTCGCGTTGCAGGTTATGGTGCAGTATTGTTTGTGGTTATTATTGCTTTCTTAACCGGTATTGCCACCCGTAAAATGGTCGAAGTGGATATTCTGAAAGACCGTGGCGTGATGGTTCGTGAAAACAGCCAAGGCTGGTTGGAAAATGCCTACAACCTGCGCATTATTAATAAGAGTGAACATGAACAGACCGTTACTGCAACAGTCAAAGGTTTTGATGATATCGCCTTGACCGGCTTGCCAGAAAACGGTATTAAAATTGCGCCACGCGAAACCGTGACCATTCCGGTTCAAGTGTCCACTATCCCCGAGTACGCCGAAAAAGGCAGCCAGCCGATTGAATTCACTTTCGCATATCGTGAAACCAATGCCGCTGATGCCGAACCGACTGTCTTGAATGAAAAAGCAACCTTTATTGGAGAATAA